The window GAGTCCGCCCCCGAGCGTGAAGATTTCATACCCAGCTCCTCCGGCGGGATGGTGGTGCTGTCCAACAGACACGGGACTGTACCGTTTAGCTTCTCCAACAGCATCtgaggaaagaaaaacatgaaaacaaaaatagttgtacatcattttaaaaaataatacttattGGATGCGTGTTGGATCTTGTGAGATActgaaatttattttgtttttccaatTCATCTTAAGGCTgctgtaaaattattattttttatgtaaaattgaGAAATGCATAATTATGACACTcccgcatgtgtgtgtatatatacagtatatatgtgtgtgtgtgtgtgtgtgtgtgtgtgtgtgtgttaggtctACCTGTGTAGCAGGCATGTCTTTAAACGGCACATGACCATTAGCCAGCTCACAAGCTGTAATTCCCAGACTGTAGATGTCAGAGCGGAAGTCGTAGCCCTGAaggttctgtaaaaaaaaaaaaaaaacaagaaacaaaaaaaaaaaaaaacacagaatctTCTTCATATCCTATTCCTCTGTGTGTCATATAATAAAGGGTCAAGATGATCCAAATATTCCCTCCACACCAcagatacaaatatttttatacgTTAGTcgtacaccacacacacacacaaacacacacacttaaagaaGAATAAGTGTAGAATTGTGATAGCATCTTGTTGTGTTGACaacaggcagtgtgtgtgtgtgtgtgtgtgtgtgtgtgtgtgtgtgcactatgATTACCTGCTGCAGCACCTCAGGGCTGAGCCAGGGCAGCACTTTCACGCTGTACTGGGGGAAGTCGTGCACCACGCGTGCTCTCTGGCCGTGTCGGATCAGACTGAAGATGCTCCTCAGACCCGAGAGATAGACCTGCCCATCCGCTGAGATCAGGATATGACTCGCCTTCACACTCCTACACATCAgtcaaaaataaacacacactgtgttcACAGTTTAAAGTGATAGATGAAATATTCACACTCTCATTTAATGGTGAGATTTGTGATCatgcgatttaaaaaaaaatcttttactgcaaagaaatacattattaaacataaattcaGTAATTTAAAGGAAGTCTTTCACAGTGCACAATGCTACAGTGATCTCAGTGGAAAATTTCTGTCCtgtctccctgtgtgtgtgtgtgtgtgtgtgtgtgtgtgtgtgtgcgcgcgctcacCGGTGCACGTATCCGTTGTGATGAATGTACTCCAGTGCTCGCAGAACTCCGAGCAGGATGTACGCGATGGTCAGCTCGCTCAGACCGTGTGTGAAGTGAGTGCTGATCAAATCTCGAGCTGAAcctaaacaacacacacaatcCAACCTCAAAATCTctggttgttttttatttaaatatcataCACCGAAAGATCAGCATGTCCTTCGTCGCTCACCGTAGGCCATGAAGGGTGTGATCACCCATAACTCGTTCTCCGAGATGAAGATGCTCTTGTACGGGAGGATGCTCGGGTGATGGAACAGCTTCGAGACGTGGATTTCTTCCTGATGGGACAACGACAATGTTAAGTTTTCAGATATACGTCTTCAAGACAGAGAAGTTTATGCAGTTTTGTTGTCTTGTTATTgtcaggagaaagaaaaagtagACTGGTGAAATGTTAGAGCTGGAGATATCTAGTCCAAAACATTAACCGTAACTtgaaatggataaaaagtaGGACATGTTGAGCTTTCAGCATCTTCTGGGTGTTTATCGTAAATTCGGCTTGGCACAGGGACGCATCAAAACCACTTTCATCATTTACTATTGCTCTGAATGTAAACGCTGGTGCTGCAGACCTGCAGGTGTTTGACCATGTCATTGGTACAAGACTCCATATCAATCCTTCTGATGGCGACGCGTTCCCCGGTGTGCTTGTATCGAGCCAAGTTCACCGTCATCAGGTGTTCCAGACcatgtcctacacacacacacacacagaaagtaaATAATATCAGAGGATGTACAGCTTTTAACACTTCCATCATCAAGAAATTGTATCTCCTTCCATCTGTTAATCATTGGAATAGTTTCATTTGCATACTAAATCCTGATTAGATGTCATGTTTTGTGATAAAATAACAACCCAGATTATATAAAAAGACATGTGGTTTCTGTTCAGCATTCCCAACTTGAACACTGACCAACATAAAGTATTTGGCAGGCTTTATAAAAGAAACCACAAGAAAgaaacaatctctctctctctctcttgtaaaAAAGATGTagactaaatgaaaaaaaaaatgtcttactGTCATAGGCTGCAaagataaaatgttaaaatagaTTGTTTGTGTAGCAACCTCAACAGcatcctcatttcccctctcgtccgtACCACTCGTCATTCAGTAtaaccagtatactaatcaccggcctgatcatctgtcaatATCTGCACCCGTTTCTAACTGATGCCAAAagacattcctctgaaactgctcaggtacagggactggactaaaaatatactgtatgaaagcccggagaactattcctcaagactacgttaaaaatacaagaaagtctggctctttaaaagcagaatatgaagaaatgtgtgGGGGCTCAAGACTTCCACACAGTACTATAATATCACTTCCAATTCCACAGTCACTGAAAATAAAGAGCCCTGAGACATTGTAGGAAATGAAAAAGTGTTAGATGAATAAAACTTATTATAGCAGCATAGAGGTATCAATAATAAAGGAGGTGAAGAGTCTGACCGATGACGCTGAGGAGCTCGTAGGCACTGTTGTCAGGTAAGAAGGTTCCCATTGTGTCCCGATGTGGGAGGGAGCTCAGAGATTCACGACTGTCCTCATGGGCCTGGAACAGAACACGATCAATGttagagacacacacaaaacacacaaacacgctttaaataatgttaaaaacaaaatcctGTATTAAATATTATAGCAAGGAAAAACTAAGGAGTGCTAAACAGAATACTTGAGTCTATAACGGGTTTTCAGTCATTTAGGGAATCTTTAATGTCTTGTAGTGGCACGTCAAATTGTAACTCGGCGGGTAtggttatgtatttattaccaTTAGGTTGCGAGTTCACATCCTAGACTGCAAAACAAATGTCCTGTGAGACCTACTTAAACCTGAACCTATTTAGATATAAAGTTAAGATTTGATCCTGGCTCATAGgtcatgtttttaattatttaaaaagcaaaaacttcCCTGTATTAGATGAAAAGAGATGtttatacacagatcagccataacattatgaccacccacctAATATTGAATAGCCTAATATTTGAGTGTCTTGACAAAAGCCAAAAGTAAtacggttaaaaaaaaaaaaaaaaaaaaaggaaggaagaaaaactggtaaactggcgacagggtcatgggtgaccaaggctcactgatgcacatggggagtgaggGCCGgcctgtgtagtctgatccaataggaGAGTTAGTGTACATCACACTAATGAACAGGTTAATGCTGATTTGATAGAACAAGcgtcagaacacacagtttgCATCGCTTTTATGATGGCAGAaggggggacctactcaatattaaacaggtggtcataatgttatggctgatcggtgtatattgGTAAAACTGAAGTTTTAACTTCCTACTACAAGACATGAACGCGATTACTGACTGTGTTAACATTCGAATATATACACAATCACTAAAGGAAAGTTTCAAAGTGCACAAAACTTTCACAATGTGCCCATcagcgaacacacacacacacacacaggcgtaGACATTTCTTTAATCTTTTTAGTCACTCAATTACATAACATCAAAGATAGTTTAAACGGAAGTGTTTAAACAAATTGGAAAGCACTTAGCGAGCTAGCTAGCAGCTACGCTTAAGTAGCCAACATTGAAAAGAcaacatgaaatgaaaacagATTTCTTCCATAATGTGACATGTTTTTGAGCAGAATTACATATTTTGGATTATATACATCAGGAAAACCAAACATGAGGCAGGAGATGTAGATTTTAACCTCCAAACAAACACGAAGGAGCTGAAGGTGACTCAGCATTTTTACGCTTAACAATAGCGGAGTGTGGGGGAGGGGTGATGAAATATTCacctcagaaaaaaaacaacaatttttttaaaatgtggaaGATGACAATAGGAGCGTTTACATGGAtgctaattaaaatgaattttttgTCAAAATAAAAAGAGGTGAAAAGCCTGTGCTAATCTGTTCTATAGTTAGTGAATATTAACCATGTAAACACTTTGGGATTAGATCGTTTTCTCTCCTGTCAGAATAAATATACTCCTTCTGCGCGCGTTTGCTCCGAATGGGGCAACTTTAGATGATGTGACGTTTTTTTAGCAGAGACTTTTGCTTCCATTCACTCTCTTACATACGTCTTTACTTTAATCTCTGGCTGAGCACTGATCGGCTCACAAATTATACCtagtaaagcatctaaccaatcacagacaAGACCGACCATTCAAAACGCAAAGGGCAAAGTTTATTGGAAAATATGGGAAGTCTGTGCTAACCTAACCTTAGAGTTGGAGAAAAATACTACTTCTAATGTTTTTTCCCCAGcagattaaacacttttttttttttgacaaagaaACACTTTTTGTCAAGATGTACATTTTGATTAAacgctttaaacattttttttttcgtatcaGATCAGTATTCATGTAAAAAGTTAAGTTGGAATCTCTAATCGAAATAGTTTTAATCAGACTGAAGAAATATTGTctattagggatgggaatcacgaTGGACCAACTGATATGATATTAGCATGATACCCAGGTGTCGATacaatttgtattgcgattctgttggtatcatgtttttataaatatcataatttaaataatatatccCAATGAGTTAATAGTGCACCACCTATAGGATTACAGAGTAACTGCAAAATTTTTACatcttaaatgcaaacatatataataaaaaaaattaaataaaaccacCCACGAATACCCACTGAAAAGAATCCCGATATGTAATTGAATCGATTTTTTCACGCATCTCTATTGTCGATGTAAACGTAGCTGGGTAAAAAGATTAGTCTCTGTTGTTTGATTAACACAAAGAACCAGCGAGcaaactatatacagtagtaaagatacagttagaaaaaaaagaaccattTTCATTTCAGGTTGTCTTTCACAGTGTCCTCAGCTAGCTACCTAAGCTAGTTAGTGGCTTCCTCAAAGGTACAGGCTGGTATTCTACTTAAGTagaaaaataatagtaagtgACTTTAGAACCATACATTaatagaagcaaaaaaaaaaaaaaaggttttaattggAGAactagagatgatataacaaaTTGTTTGATTGATGCTACTGCTGCAGAGCCTAATCCTCTATTACACTACATCACAGCACTAATGTAGTCAGAAAACCTTAAACATTGGCTAACGTTTACTTTATGTCGACTTAGGATCAGCAGAAAAGTGATGACATTTCAATTAATAACACCGTTTCAGCTAATCTAAAAAGTTGTATTGATATTGAATCAAGTAATAACTACATATGTTAGAAACACTATATTAAAATACTTTGTTGGTTACTGTGCATTAGCTAGTTATTCTTAGGTCATAGCACTATTTATTAGAAAACTACACCGATCAGCACATTAAAAGCACTGACAGATGAAGTGAATAATCTTGATTATCTTCTTATACTGACTCCTGTCAAGGGAGATAAATCACATCAGGCAGCAAGTAAACAGGCAGTTCTTGAAGTTGATGTTCTAGAAGCAAGAAAAATAGGCAAGACAGGCTTTAAATTCCTCCAAACTGTGATTGCTAGAAGACTAGGTCAGGGtatctccaaaacagcaggtcttcTGTGGTTTTCTTGGTATGCAGTGGGTAATACCTACCAAAAGTAGTCCAATCTGTGAACTGGTGACACAGTCATGGGTGTCCAAGGCTCAGGTGAAGTACTTCCACATGGAAAGTAAAGGCTAGCCTGTTTGGGCCAATCCTACAGAAAGGCAACTAGAGCACAATTTGCTAAAAAAGTCATTTCTGGCTATGAAAGTTTCGGAAACCAGAGTTCCTGTTTATGAGGCTACGCAGTAACAGACTGGATAAAGTGTCCATACTAATACCCGTCTACTGATAAAAGTTCTTACAGTGGGTACATAAACATTAGAACTGCACCATTAAGCAATAGACGGCTCCAAGATCCACAACTGGAAGAAGGCATGCTGAAAACAatgtgatgctctgggcaaGGTACTGCTGAAGAACCCTGGGTCctggcattcatgtggatgtgtGAAATTATTGCAGAAGTTTTCCCTGATGGTAATTTCAGCAGAATAATGCGCCCTGTTACACTGCTAAATCATTTAGGAAATGTTTGGGGAACAGTATAAAGAGCTCAAGGTGTTGACATGGCCTCCAAATTTCTCAGATCCCAATCTAATTGAGCATCTGTAGGATGTGATGGACTAACAAATCTGATCCATGAATAGCATGCAACTTATAGGACTTAAAGGATCCGCGGCTAACACCTTGACGCCAAACACCACAGTACACCTCCAGGGGTCTTCTGGAGTCCATATCTTGATGGTTCAGAGTTTGTTTGGTTACACAagaggaacctacacaatattaggaaggtcattttattgttatggctgatcggggTGTAAAACTTTattgctaaatattttttttatcatgtgaTTAAGGTTAATACTTGGGAGTGGGAGATTACGTTAGTACGTAATTTATATCTGTTAAAATAGCCATATTTGATAGGAATGTGACAACATTTTTAGCACCATCAGCATGGTCTAGTCACAAATCTGAGGAACCTTATCAACGTGATTTAAATTTTGCCAGGCTTAGCGAGTCTCTCACAGTGCACCACTTTATATGCAAACTAATCTGATGCGTTTTCATGAcaaattgtaaatgtttaaacataatttaatttgatttaaagcTGCAGGACACCTTTAGTTAAAACATTGCAGGGTTTCTGAAGCAACCAGTACAGCAAAGCCAGACCTGGAGAATGGGCTTCTGGCATGTGTTGTCAAGTTGAACACATGAAACAGCAGCTCAGTTTACACATGCTGAAGCCATCGTTTCtgctcagcacacacacacacacacacacacacacacacacacacacacacacacacaactacaatATCAAACACACTGACAGTAATCCATTTAGTGTGGCCTGAAGACCACTGCAGCCCACAAAGCTGACATGATCACTGAAGCATTAATGAAAAACAAGCACAGCACTAATGTCCAAAGGTTAATGTCCACATTCATCACTCAAAGTATTGCACTTGCAATTTTAACCCAAATGTTGTTTCAGTGCAAACAGGTTGagtaaatatcatttaaaaagtgaGACTTATTGCATTACTTAAATGTTTAGTATGAGAATATGAGGCAGTCATTAGGTATACTTGTTTTTATAAGTTTAACAAATCTAAACGTATCGATTTTTACCCAGGGCCACACCCCTGTTTTTCCAGACTGTGATTGGCCAGTTCACTCAACACTAACAAACACTCTGAGCTTGTTTGCTGAACAATACTGAAAAAAAGTTGCAACTTTATCTTACTTTCACAGAGTaaatttggtctttttttttgcaatttaattaatatttgtcTGGGATTTATCTGGAGTAacatgcagttaaaaaaaagactattggctgttttttttcatgtttgaatGGTGGTAATCAACAGTCATAAAGAGAACGCAATTTTCTGTCTAGGTCTGTTTTAACTGCCAGGTTGTCACTGTGGCAAAAAGAAAGAATACACTGTAATAAGTGATGGAAAAAACCCATTTTggtcattttatgaaaaccaatTCTTactgtttcttgtgtgtttcaatgaattaaaaaaatggaattgtATGGTTATTTATAAAAGGGAAAAAGCAATCTGAATTTTCCTAGCCCAATTATTTTAGTACAAATATGGTTTTATATGCGTTTCATTTAAACTATTGCAATTAAACCATTTTGTGATTAAGATGATTCTACTtcgatgatttatttttgattacttATACCATTTAAGGTACTTTCGAACATGTTACTGCTATTACTTaagttcattattattattattattattattattattattattacctatttataataataattaactatTAGTTCAGGTTTTTCACGTCATATTGATTATCCATTTATATCTGCGCCTAATGttacattaaatacatttaagtagttttactgcaaaTCTCTCACAAaatatatcacaaaatataagagCCAATCAGGTTTTAGTATGCAAATTTCAGTTCCAAGGAAAAGCGGCTTATAAATTTGCATATTTTAAGAATCCGGAATCCTTACAAAACGTTAAACTAAAACACTACAGGATCCCTGGTGTTTAAATCTAGGACTAAACTACTAACCGATACACGCCATGTTTGGCTCAAAACATGTTTACATTGCTTACAATATTTTACACAGTTTTCACCGGTCAATTAGCAAAAATGTGGTTCTGGGGAGATTCATATATTGTAGTTAAAAAATCCATTGTACCGCTGAAatctcaattctgattggtcaaaaagtACTGATTaactgtttatacagtataagcatctGGAAGATGCAAACCAGGATCCGTTTATTGCAGTTGTTCTAATATGCAACAATTTGCAAGGAACTTGCAACAT of the Clarias gariepinus isolate MV-2021 ecotype Netherlands chromosome 16, CGAR_prim_01v2, whole genome shotgun sequence genome contains:
- the strada gene encoding STE20-related kinase adapter protein alpha isoform X1 encodes the protein MSFLRWVSEKLSVESLRDLDLFGEQAQASPLRKAHEDSRESLSSLPHRDTMGTFLPDNSAYELLSVIGHGLEHLMTVNLARYKHTGERVAIRRIDMESCTNDMVKHLQEEIHVSKLFHHPSILPYKSIFISENELWVITPFMAYGSARDLISTHFTHGLSELTIAYILLGVLRALEYIHHNGYVHRSVKASHILISADGQVYLSGLRSIFSLIRHGQRARVVHDFPQYSVKVLPWLSPEVLQQNLQGYDFRSDIYSLGITACELANGHVPFKDMPATQMLLEKLNGTVPCLLDSTTIPPEELGMKSSRSGADSGICEGPGAGGARHTNGEPNPYSRTFSPHFHNFVELCLQRDPENRPYASALIGHSFFKQIKRRPCEALPELLRPISPHGSFECVRPQDPSSALASLESGLSHLDVDDWDF
- the strada gene encoding STE20-related kinase adapter protein alpha isoform X2, which produces MGTFLPDNSAYELLSVIGHGLEHLMTVNLARYKHTGERVAIRRIDMESCTNDMVKHLQEEIHVSKLFHHPSILPYKSIFISENELWVITPFMAYGSARDLISTHFTHGLSELTIAYILLGVLRALEYIHHNGYVHRSVKASHILISADGQVYLSGLRSIFSLIRHGQRARVVHDFPQYSVKVLPWLSPEVLQQNLQGYDFRSDIYSLGITACELANGHVPFKDMPATQMLLEKLNGTVPCLLDSTTIPPEELGMKSSRSGADSGICEGPGAGGARHTNGEPNPYSRTFSPHFHNFVELCLQRDPENRPYASALIGHSFFKQIKRRPCEALPELLRPISPHGSFECVRPQDPSSALASLESGLSHLDVDDWDF